One Trichormus variabilis 0441 genomic window, TCACTCAGGGCTGAGTGAGGTAAGATACCACTTCTACAGCTTAGTTTTTGTCATTTGGTCGTTGAATAATTGTCTCCACAACCCGCCGCTTACCTTTCGGGTCTATCCCTACCAAGCGCACATACTCACCCTCATAATCAACTAAGCAAGCCTCTAGTGTTGAAATAGCATCTGACTCTGCATCAATATGCAGAGTACCGCAACTTTGCCAAGAACCCGTGCGGAAGCGGCGTGCATCTACGTGTTCAAAAGTAATTTTGTGACCTTGAGACAAGATTTGCCGGATTTGTTCTTGGGTTTCTAAACTCAAATGAGTATTAGATGTCTCTCGCTTGTGAGAACTATTATTGACTGGCTGAATCATGGGCGCTTCAGGCGGTGGCGCTGCTTGATAACCCCTCCCGCGATTCAATCGATTATACTCATCCACTAGCTGAGAATTGTCTACCCGTTGTTGTTCACCCAACACCAAGTTACCAGACTCGATCAAATGAGCAAGGCTGAAATCTGGCTTTTTAAATTCTGGCGGCGCTTCTACGCTGTTCACAACACGTAGAGATATACGTTCAAACCCAACTTGATGGATAAAGTCGCGGATTTGTTCGTCGTAAATTCGAGAACGTAAAGCGCTAAAAAAGTCAATCGATTGCTTGGGGAAAGTATCAACTAATTGTTCAATTTCTCGTTTTGAGAGTCCATCCTCAGCAAAAATCCCCCCGACAATTCCCACCTTATCATCGCGGTTGGGTTCCCAATAGAATTTCTCCATCCGTCCATCCCGAATCAATGGTGCGTAGAGAGTAGAAAAATCATTACCTGTCACGATAATGGGGACACGCCGTATCGGGTTGGAATCATAACTACCGGGTAACTGTACATCTGTGGGATTATCGGCAATATTCATCAGTGTGGCATTTACCAACTGAGTATTTACAGTATATTGCGTACCTTCATCAAAGCGTCCTGCACCTGCATCTAAATCGTTAATCATCAGCACGCACATTTTACCCCGCACTTTAATCAGTTCTGCCGTTTCCCGATAGCGCAGCCGAATCAACCGGGCTGGGTCTCCCGCATCGGGACTTTCCAATTCACCGCCGGAGATGAGTGTGACTTCAATACCCATCTTCTCAAAAGCTAACTCACACTGAAAGGTTTTCCCTTCTCCTTTACGTCCATGAATCCCTAAAATTAAGGGAACTCGCACACCAGGAATATTTAAAAAGTTTTTGGTGATGTGAACAGCAAGTTTATCCAGAAAGCGCGGAGCGATATAATAACTCATAAAATTTATGACTGGTGATGCTTCAATAATTAATGCTAAGTTTTTTTGGTATCTATTGTTGATTAATCTTTTGGTAGATATCCATACTCACTACCACAAACGCTGTATAGCTTCAATTACATCAGGTAAGTGTTGAGATGCTTCGGACAAAGTAATTTGTGTCATGATTTTTACCTGTTATCTCTACATAGATGTTAACAAAAACGCTTTGACAGTTGTTGTACAAATATCTCATGTTCTGGAAAGTTTAAGCCTTGTCGTAGCACAGCTAAAACTTGTGTTATTTGGCGTTGCTGAATTGAGGTATGAAAATTAAAAATTCCATTTCTCAAACTCTTACTCTTTGCGCCTCTGCGCCTCTGCGTGAGACAAAAATCATCCCACTAATCAGCAACGCCTGTTATTTCTCCAGTTAATAATGCAGCAGTATCTAACCATAACCCAGGAAAAACAAAACTTTTGATGATACCGTTTGTATCTGAAGCTGTCATGGACACAAGCATCAAAGGAGTGTTACTGCATTTAGTATATATCAAGGATTTTTATCTAAACCAATTTAACCAAGCGTCCCAATTCTCTACAATTCTGGCAAATTCTCCATAACCTCCAGCTTGGGGATGCACACCATCATTAGCCTTAGCTTCATGTAGCCAAACACTTGGTTTTTCTAATAATGGAAAAACATCTAAATAAGGCACATCCAAATCTTGACAAACTAAAGCTAGCTGTTGAGATAAATCAATAGTTCTTCGTCTTCTTCCTGGGTCTTGCTGTTCTATATATGGTGCTGGACTAATCATTAAAACAGGATATAACTTTTTCGCTTGAGTTAAAATTTCTCGTGTATTTTTGATAGATTCAGCAATACTCACACGAGGTTTACCATTTTCTAGAGTTGTATCGTTTAATCCAAAAGAGAATACAACTCTTCCATCATATTCCTTCGGTAATCGTAGCGATACTTCTTGTAACCAACGCTTGGCTATATCACTGCTGGTATCTCGCCTAATACCTAAATTATAGTAGGTAATATCGTAACCTTTTTTATTAGCATTAACGCATACTCTACCTGTCCAACCAAGATACTCAGGGTCACCAGTACCATTAACGAAAGAGTCGCCAACAAAACAAATTCTGATTTGAGGTTTAGATTGTTTCGTCACTATATCTCCTGTGGGTAAACTGTGGTGCATCTGACTTGCACATTCTTTCCTGTTAGCCGTTAACTACTGATACCAATTCTCTATGAAGTTGCGCCGAATAAATGATGTAGAGACGTTGTATGCAACGTCTCTACAGTACAGAATAAAGAGCATCTATGGCTACGCCAGACAAGCTACATCAAGAAACGGTATTACACCCTCACACCCCTATACCCTCACACTAAACCTGTTATAAAAAAAGAGAGGTAAACTCATCTACCTCTCCTTAACGGATAAATTATTTAAACCAAATCAGCTTTTAGTATCTGCTGGGTTTGTGAACGATGAAGCTGAGGACTTGGCACTGCTTGATGTTGTCAAATCCTACAACACGGATGTAGTGACCAGGATATTGAGAACGGCAAGCTTGAACTTCACCCAAAACTTCACGAGATGTTTTAGCGCCGAACAAAGGTAGCTTCCACAGTGTCCAGTAAAATTCGGTAGGTTCAGAAGCTTCGTTGAACTCAACGGCTGGAATGTAGCCTTGGCTCAAAATGTACTGGACTTGCTTTTCGATTTGAACGTCGGTGAGGGGGGGTAAGTAAGAAAGGGTTTCGTAACGACGCTCTTTTGGTAAGGTTTGCATAGCTGGTGATAATTGGTTGCTATTGGAAAATAAGTACTTATGCTGGCCTAACTGGATTAATGATCCCAGTCAGTATCGGAAATTGTCTGCTGTTCTGATTCAGGACTGGGGTTGGATAAACTCAGATGCGTCATGCGTTCTAGATGCTGGCGGCGTTGTTCCATATTTGCTTGCTGAATACCGCTACGAACCATTTCGGGTAAGAATTCGGCTACTTCTTCAGCTATATGTTCTCTCACAGTCATAATCCGCAAGGCTAAATCTGGCTGTTCTCGGAAAAGTTCTTTAACATAAGCTTCTCCGTCCTGAACTTTGCCGACAGAAAAAGTATGCAGCCATAATGCTAACGGTGGATTCGTTTCGCCTAGCTGTGCCAACACAGTCATTAGCGCCTGATAAGTCAGGTAGCTTTGGAGAGTTTTGGCTGTATCTTTCGCTATTTGCTTGAGATTCATGCTTGACCCAGCCCTTTAAAAGGATGAAGTTTAAAGAATGTAAGGATGAAAGGTATTTTTCATTTAACCTTCATCCTTGCACCTTCAGCCTTTATCAGACGGTATCCATTGCCTCAAACTCGAACTTGATTTCTTTCCACAGTTCGCAAGCGACAGCCAATTCAGGAGACCACTTAGCAGCTTCACGGATAACGTCGTTACCTTCACGAGCCAAGTTACGACCTTCGTTACGCGCTTGGACGCAAGCTTCCAAAGCTACACGGTTAGCGGTTGCACCAGGAGCGTTACCCCAGGGGTGTCCGAGTGTACCACCACCAAATTGCAGTACGGAGTCATCACCGAAGATTTCTACCAATGCGGGCATATGCCATACGTGGATACCACCGGAAGCAACTGCCATTACACCAGGTAAAGAAGCCCAGTCTTGGGTAAAGTAGATACCGCGAGACTTGTCTTGTTCAACGTAGTTTTCACGCAATAGGTCAACGAAGCCCATTGTGATACCGCGTTCACCTTCCAATTTACCTACTACGGTACCGGTGTGGATGTGGTCACCACCAGATAGACGTAGGGCTTTAGCTAATACACGGAAGTGGATACCGTGGTTCTTTTGACGGTCGATTACTGCGTGCATCGCGCGGTGGATGTGCAGTAGAACGCCGTTGTCACGACACCAACGAGCCAAGGTGGTGTTAGCGGTGAAACCTGCTGTTAGGTAGTCGTGCATGATGATGGGCTGATTGAGTTCTTTAGCGTACTCAGCCCGCTTCAACATTTCTTCACAGGTAGGAGCTGTCACGTTGAGGTAGTGACCTTTGATTTCGCCTGTTTCTGCTTGTGCTTTGCTGATAGCATCAGACACAAACAGGAAGCGATCGCGCCATCTTTGGAATGGTGCAGAGTTGATGTTTTCGTCGTCTTTGGTGAAGTCCAAACCACCGCGCAAACACTCGTATACAGCGCGTCCGTAGTTCTTAGCAGACAGACCTAATTTTGGTTTGATGGTACAACCCAACAAAGGACGACCATATTTGTTTAATTTGTCACGCTCAACTTGGATACCGTGAGGAGGGCCTTGGAAAGTTTTGATGTAAGCAACAGGAAAGCGAATGTCTTCCAAACGCAATGCGCGTAATGCTTTAAAACCAAATACGTTACCTACAATTGAGGTTAAAACGTTGGTGATGGAGCCTTCTTCAAACAGATCCAAAGGATAAGCGATGTAGGCAATGAATTGGTTGTCTTCGCCAGGTACTGGTTCGATATCGTAGCAACGACCTTTGTAACGATCTAGATCGGTTAACAGGTCTGTCCATACGGTCGTCCAAGTACCAGTAGAAGACTCAGCCGCTACAGCCGCAGCCGCTTCCTCAAAGGGAACTCCGGGCTGGGGTGTAACACGGAACGCCGCCAGAATATCTGTATCTTTAGGTGTGTAATCAGGTGTGTAATAAGTTAGTCTGTAATCTTGAACCCCGGCTTTATACCCAGATTTTGTCTGAGTCTTCGTTTGAGCGTAAGACATATCTATCCTTCCAAGATGTCACTCTTTTTACTTATCAAATCACGTTTTGGTACAATTTAATCTCACAATTGCTCTACCTCCCCATCAGCTAGGAGAAAAACAGGAACAATCTTTTGGTAGAGGTTAGCGATTTTTCTGCAATTAACACTTAGCTTTAGTGGTAATCCTCTTCACCAGTGTCTTACTCATCTAGGAGTGCATAAATTAACGCTTTTATTTTTTCCTCTTGCCATAGTTAAAAAATTCTTTTTTTATCTGTTCTTCTCACCCACTAAATTGCTTTTATCCCTTCACGACCTTCGCGGTTTACGGAAAGTATGAGATGATTCCCCTATATTTCGGGGTATTTAACGAATTGGGTTAGTTTTCACACATTCCCGCTTCTGCGCTCTTGCAGACCTCCTTTATTGACAGGAGACGAGCTAAGAGCCAATTTACTTTAGGGATATTTAGTAGAGTAATCAGCGCAAGATGAAAAAATCGCACACCACGTAATTTGTAACTTGTCTCACAATATATCAAGAAATGGCATAAGTTATTCTTTGAAACTTCTTAACTTACATATTTAAATTTGTTATTACATAAAGTTTTAAACGTTTTGTTAACAATGGGTTACAAAATGTATCAATGACTGTATATGAGTCATTGGTCATTAGTCATTAGTATTCTTCTTTGCTTCCCCTGCTTCTTTGCTTCCCCTGCTCCCCTGCTCCCCTGCTTCTTTGCTTCCCCTGCTCCTCTGCTCCTCTGCCTTTTCCCAATCCCCAGTCCCTATCTGTTTAAAAAATGCTAACTAAGGGAAGACTGAGATTAACCTTTGGTCAGTTTCGCTAATGACTGGAGGTGCTGTCTCTAAAGGAAATGTCATCGTGGGATTATTTCGCAAGCGTATTAGTTTACTGATTACTTCTATATTGTTGGGGTCGATAAGTCTGCCGAGTATGAACGTTGTTGGTATTGGTAGTTTGGCGAGGGCAGAAAAAGCTGCGACTAATGCACCATCACCAACAACTCCTGATATTAAACCATCCGAATTAAAGCCGGCTTATCCTCCATCTGCACCACCCCCACGGGTAGACCCCTTGCCTGATGAACGGGATATACAGGAACGCGCAGTAGAAATTGATTATCGCGTGAGTAACTTATTAGGAGATTTCGCTGGTAATCTCTGGGTGGGTTCTTGGCGGGGATTATCGCGGATTGACCCGAAAACAGGTAAGATTTTAGCCCGTGTTAGTTTACCCAATGTTGCCATTGGTGCTTTAGCACAAGATAAAGTCGGTCGTTTGTGGGTGGGAACTTATGAAGGACTGATGAGAGTAGAACCCCGCACTAATGAAATTTCAGCGCAGAATTTGTTTTTGCCTTCCAAGCGGGTGTTATCACTGTTAACTGATAAGCGGGGTTATCTGTGGGTGGGAACTGACAATGGTTTAGCCTTAGTTAGTCCTGACCAAGGTTTAATTATGACGACCGTCAAAAATTTGCCTGGTGTGAGTGGCAACACCTTAACTTTAGATGCTGATGGTCAACTCTGGGCGGGAACTCTAGATGGAGTTGTGAGGATTAATACAGCCAGTGCTTTGATTATGAAGCGAATCAACGATTTACCTGGTACTACAGTGCAAGCCTTAGCTATTAGTCCAGAAGGTTTAATTTGGGCAGGAATGCCGAATAATTTGCTGGTAATTAACCCGAAAACTGGCATAGTACTGAGGTCTGTGGCTCGCTTGCGGGGTAAAAACGTGACAGCCGTGCGCTTTGCTAAAGATGGTAGTGTTTGGGTAGGTACTCACAATGGTTTGCTACGGTTAAATCCCAATACAGGTGCTGTACTAGATGAAGTTGCCGGACTTCCTTCTAGTCGAGTTTTGTCCCTTGTGCCTGATGTCGCCAACAAATTATGGATTGGTACTAGTGAAGGTCTGGCTTGGTTAATGCCCAAAATGGACAAAGCAACAGCTCATTTGGCTTTTAGTCGCCTTGTGAAATGAGGGATTGGGGAAGGTGGGGTCCCCTCTGGGGATAAGGGGTAATGGGGATTGAGAACCAGAAATTGGTAATGTTAATGTAGCCTCTAAGCTTTAAATTTAGCTTCTACTCCCCACTCCCTAGAAAAAATGCCAGTCACTACCCAGCAATTAATCCAGTGGAAACAACAAGGACGCTCAATTGTGGCGTTGACGGCTTGGGATTATACGATCGCCCAAATTCTCGATGCTGCTGGTGTAGACTTAATTCTCGTGGGTGACTCGATGGCGGTAATGTTGGGTTATAAAACCACGCTGCCAATTACATTAGAGGAGATGTTACACCACGCTAAAGCAGTTTGTCGTGGTGTGCAGCGGGCTTTAGTTGTGGTTGATTTACCATTTTTGACTTATCAAGAAAGTATTCCACAGGCAATCAACTCGGCTGGGCGCATATTAAAGGAAACAGGCGCTCAGGCAGTTAAATTAGAAGGTGGCTATCCGGCAATGGTAGAAACTATTACCCGTTTGGTACAAGCGGGGATACCAGTGATGGGTCATGTAGGTTTGACACCCCAATCAGTTCATCAATTGGGGTTGCGTCAACAAGGTAAGACCCAGGAAACAGCTCAGAGAATTTTAAACGAAGCGATCGCACTTGAACAAGCGGGTGTATTTTCTATAGTGTTAGAGCATATCCCCGCAGATTTGGCAATGCAGATTACACAAAAACTTAGTATTCCCACCATCGGTATCGGTGCGGGTTCCCATTGCGACGGTCAAGTTTTAGTGACTTCTGATGTATTGGGTTTATCGGAAAGACAACCACCCTTTGCTAAGGTTTATACGAATTTGCGCGCAACAATTACTAAAGCTGTACAAGATTACGCTGCGGAAGTACGCGATCGCCAGTTCCCAGAATAGAGAACAGCGATCGCTTCAAGGGTAAGTTCTATAGCTGTCACCAGTAGTATTAGGACATCAATAGATGATACAACCTAGTAGTTCACCAACCCAAAATTGCTGGGCTAGGGGAAGCAGGGGGAGCAGGGGAAGCAGGGGGAGAAAGAGATTTTTTTTGCTGCTATTAACCTTGCAAAGTTCTCTTGGCAGACTACTAGACACAAAAAGAATTTTCACCCAGTCCCCAATCCCCAGTCCCCAATCCCCAGTCCCCAGTCCCCAGTCCCCAGCTATATCTTACTGGCGTAAATTAGCTGGGACTTGTTCTGGAACAACCCAATAGTAGATAGTTCTGCCATCTACTTGTAATGTCTTCTCTGGCTTCCATTCACCCATATCAAAAGCGTGGGAGACAATGCGAGTACCGGGTTTAAGTTGTTTAAGAAGGATAGGACGCAATTTGAGATTGATATCGGGTAGAAGGTAGAGGGTAACTACAGTAGCGTCACTAAAATCAGTCTTGAATAAGTCTTGCTGAACAAATTTTACGCGATCGCTGACTCCTGCTTTCTGAGCATTTTCGTTAGCTTCTTGAATCCGTTCGGGATTAATATCTATACCAGTACCCCGTGTGCCAAATTTTTGGGCGGCTGTATTGACAATGCGTCCATCACCACTACCTAAGTCGTAAAGTACGTCATTTTTACCTACCTGTGCCACTTGCAACATGGCATCTACCACAACCTGTGGTGTCGGCACATAAGGCACATCCGCAGGACGTTCTTGCGGTTGGGTTGTTGGAGCTTGTGCTTGAGTTTCTGTTTGACCTGTTAAAGTAGGTGCATTAGTTTCTGTCTGTGCTTCCAAATCGGTTTGTTGTGGCGTACAGCCAGCTAATCCCAGGCTCACAACACTAACACCTGTAACAACCGATAGTAAAATCTTTTGCAACTTCATAATTTCTCCTAGTTAATTGTGAATTTCTAAGCCTTACCTTGGCGGTAGCGATTCCAGAACAATATGGGGATACCTGCTATCACCACCAAAACACCGACTACAGCACCCACGTTTGTATAAACCACACTGGAATATAGTAGGTAGCCACAAACAGCACAAAAGAGTAGTGGGGTAACAGGATAAAAAGGCACACGGAATGGGCGCAGTATATGTGGTTCCTTCCGGCGCAATATTAGTAGTGATATGCCAGAAAGTAGAAAGAAAAACCAAAACACGGGTGCGGTATAGTCCACCATTGTTTCAAACCCTTTACGGGTGAATGTACCTAATAGCACTAAGGCGAGAGCGATCGCCCCTTGGACTAATAAGGCAGTCCCAGGAGTACTGGGGAGTTGTCGCCAGCTACCCATGAAGCCAAACAGAGTGAAATCTTGTCCTAAGGCATAGTTAGTACGTGCGCCAGTAAAAATAGTGGCGTTGATTGCCCCTAGAGTACAAATGGCAATCAAGACGCTAATAAATAAAGCTCCTGGTGTACCCCAAATAGTACGCATTAAATCTGCCGCGACTGCCGATGAGTCCGCCATGTTAGCTAATCCCAAACCTCGTAGGTAAGCTAGATTGATTAGCAAGTAAATTGCGGTGATAATGCCAATACTCCACACTAGCGATCGCACTATATTCCGTTGTCTATTTTGTATCTCTGCGGAAATATACGCCGCCTCATTCCAACCACCATAGGAAAGTAGCACAAACACCATTGCTAGTCCCCAACTCCCTGGAGGAGTAGATTCTATCGGAGCTACAGAATTGGCAGTGGCACCCAATCCGAATACTACCACTAGCAGCAAACCCAGGACTTTGGCTACCGTTAGTAAGTTTTGCGTCCACTTTCCCTGTTGCAAACCCACTATATTCAAGATTGTTAACAGCACAATCACCACTGTGGCATACACAGATGATGAAAATGTGCCGAGCCGCAAAATTTCCGAGGCGTAATCGCCAAAGACAAATGCAAGCAGGGCAATAGAACCAGTTTGAATCACTGTCAGTCTTGCCCAGGCAAATAGAAAGGCAATTTTTTGTCCAAATGCTCGCTTTAAGTAATAGTAGACTCCACCAACATTAGGGTAAGTCGTCGCCAACTCTGCGTAACACAATGCACCGACGATAGATACTAGGCCACCAGCTAGCCACAATAACAGTACAGCAATATCACTGCCTGCTTGGCTAGCTACCAGCGCAGGGGTTTGAAAAATACCTGCACCAATGACAATCCCGACAATGAGAGCAACCGCGTCTGATAGTGTTAATAATGGCTTGGGTGCAGCTGCACCAGTCGTCTGTATTTGCTCTAGCGAACTGTAATCTGTATGTCTACTCACATTGCTTCCTCATAGTTGTTTGCACTGAATCAAAAGGAAAGTCAGGAGGCAGATGGGTATTAAACTCTTTAATTGGCCATGAATGATATTGGGTAGTTATTTATATGGGCATAATATGGGCATAAAAAAATGACTGCTTTTGAGTCACAGATTCAGATTGTCATCAATAAATGTGAAGAAAAAGTGACAAATATGACGCTAACTCTGATTAATCACATTAAGCGATACCAAATGCTTGATAATTTTTATGTGTTAGCACTATATAAAAACTCCACAAAGCGATGGATATGCAGTTAGGTTTGAGGACTATAAACTGACTAAATTAATATGATTTACTAGTTATTTATTGAAGTAATCTATAGGAATATAATTTGACTATTAAAAATCTCTAAGTATCCGTAGAGCGATGCCCACCTACTTGTATTTCCAAAATCAAATCAAATTCTTATAGTCATATAGGAATCCGAATTGATTTCTCAACAATTCTCAGGATTTGTAGGGTGGGCATTGCCCATCGGCTCATGGTCATGGTAGTCCTATAGATCATGGGTAAGTACTTATTCTCCATAACCAATGACCAATTACCCATTACCACATCCGCAGAATATATTCCCAGAATTAACAATTTTGATGATGAGAGTATTTTAACCTAGAAAAAAAGATAATAAATATTAAATTTATTGAAAACAATCTGCATTAATGATGCCTAAGATAAGAGCTTATATAGCTTATCTGTTAAGCCTTACAACCTTAATTGAATATCATTTCAAATAAAACATTAAAAAAATATGAATTACATTTTTACCTGAAAAAAAATGATATGTTGGATACAGAATTGAATTTCGCACGTATCTGGAGTAGTACAACGTAATCTACTCCAGTTTTTCCCTCCCAAATCCCTTGCAAATAATGACTTTCAGCAAGATTTCAGGAGAGAATGAGTACAAAATTGTATAGTTAACAATTAGCCCAAACAGCCCTTGAATACTTGCTGTAGTTGGGTTACAAATGAGTACAATCAGCTCCTGAACCCCTTTCCATAAATACTCGTACCCCAACTAGAAAATACTAGAACCCCTACCTGGAAAAAATTTTAAAAATTCTCAAAACGTCCTTGAAATCATCATTTGAGATTTTGAGTATAACTGTAATAAATCCAATAAATTCTATTCCAGAGATACAAACTGTAATAGTCGAAGACGACTGCTATAAATCTTATATCGCCAATCACTTAACGCTTCTACATAAAACGCAAGCAAAAAGTGAGTGGAGGGATGAGATAGCACCATGCCATCTGGAATAGAAGTCGCGCGCCAGTTGCTACAAGTCGGGGAACCCGCCCAACGCCCTGGCTTGGCTGTAAACACATTCTACCAAGACACCAAGTTGACACACACCAGCCAAAACCAAGGACTTTATAGCCTGCCCTACTCAGCGAAGCCGCTACAGGCAATGTGGCAGACGCGACTTCAATTCTTCGGGCAAACACAATCAGCAACGGCATCTCCCACAGTGGCAGCTAGTCCACCGACATTTGCGAAATTCAATGACACCACCAGTTACAGGCTCTTCCGTTACTGAATCGACACCTACCAAAGCAAAATCAGGTGGTTGCGGATGCGACACCAGCACCACCGTGGAAATGGACGAAAAGCTCCAAGAACGTATTGCTAAACATCCCTGCTACAGCGAAGAAGCTCACCACCATTACGCGAGAATGCACGTTGCTGTTGCACCTGCTTGCAACATTCAATGCAACTACTGCAACCGAAAATATGACTGCGCTAACGAAAGCCGTCCTGGCGTAGTTAGTGAATTACTCACACCAGAAGAAGCAGCACACAAAGTCTTAGTAATTGCAGGCAAAATTCCCCAAATGACAGTTCTGGGAATTGCTGGCCCTGGCGATCCTCTGGCGAACCCAGAAAAGACTTTCCGCACCTTTGAATTGATTGCAGACAAAGCCCCAGATATTAAGCTGTGTCTATCAACCAATGGTTTGATGCTGCCGGAATATGTCGATCGCATTAAACAACTAAATATCGACCACGTTACTATTACCCTAAATACTATTGATCCAGAAATCGGCGCACAGATTTATTCTTGGGTTCACTACAAACGCAGACGTTATAGAGGTGCGGAAGGCGCGAGAATTCTCTTGGAAAAACAGATGGAAGGCTTACAAGCTCTCAGAGAAGCTGATATCTTGTGTAAAGTCAATTCTGTGATGATTCCCGGCATTAACGACCAACATCTAGTTGAAGTCAACAAGATGATTCGGGAACAAGGTGCATTCTTGCACAACATTATGCCTTTGATTTCTGCACCAGAACACGGTACACACTTTGGCTTAACTGGTCAACGGGGACCTTCACAAAAAGAACTGAAGTCAGTGCAAGACCAATGTTCTGGCAACATGAAAATGATGCGCCATTGCCGCCAGTGTCGTGCTGATGCTGTAGGCTTGTTAGGAGAAGACCGCAGCCAGGAATTTACCAAAGATAAATTCCTCGAAATGGCTCCAGAATATGACTTTGACAAACGTCAAGAAGTCCACGAAGGTATTGAGAAATTTAGAGTAGAACTAAAAGTAGCCAAAGAAAAAGTACTAGCTGGCAAAGAAAAAACAGCTAGCAATCCTAAAATCTTAGTTGCAATAGCCACCAAAGGCGGCGGATTAGTTAACCAACACTTCGGCCATGCCAAGGAATTTCAGGTTTACGAAGTAGACGGTAGTGAAGTTCGCTTCGTCAGTCACCGCAAGGTTGATCATTATTGTCAAGGTGGATACGGCGAAGAAGCCACATTTGACAATATTGTTAAAACTATCGCAGATTGTAAAGCAGTTTTGGTTTCCAAGATTGGCGAATCTCCCAAAGAAAAACTGCTCCAAGCCGGTATACAGACTGTTGAAGCTTACGACGTGATTGAGAAGGTTGCTTTAGAGTTTTACGAGCAATGGAATAAGGGCTAATGAGTAATAGGTAATGGGTAATAGGTAATGGAGAGAAAACAATCATCAATTACCAATTACCAATTACCAATTACCAATCCCCACTCATCCAATCAACAAGGAGAATAATCATGGCTTACACAATTACTAGCCAATGTATTTCCTGCAAGCTCTGTTCGTCTGTATGCCCCACTGGTGCAATTAAGGTCGCCGAAGACGGACAGCACTGGATTGACCAAGCACTGTGTACAAATTGCGTTGATAGCGTTCACACCGTACCTCAATGTAAAGCTGGCTGTCCCACTTGCGATGGTTGCGTTAAAGTACCTAGCGA contains:
- a CDS encoding ribulose bisphosphate carboxylase small subunit is translated as MSYYIAPRFLDKLAVHITKNFLNIPGVRVPLILGIHGRKGEGKTFQCELAFEKMGIEVTLISGGELESPDAGDPARLIRLRYRETAELIKVRGKMCVLMINDLDAGAGRFDEGTQYTVNTQLVNATLMNIADNPTDVQLPGSYDSNPIRRVPIIVTGNDFSTLYAPLIRDGRMEKFYWEPNRDDKVGIVGGIFAEDGLSKREIEQLVDTFPKQSIDFFSALRSRIYDEQIRDFIHQVGFERISLRVVNSVEAPPEFKKPDFSLAHLIESGNLVLGEQQRVDNSQLVDEYNRLNRGRGYQAAPPPEAPMIQPVNNSSHKRETSNTHLSLETQEQIRQILSQGHKITFEHVDARRFRTGSWQSCGTLHIDAESDAISTLEACLVDYEGEYVRLVGIDPKGKRRVVETIIQRPNDKN
- a CDS encoding GDSL-type esterase/lipase family protein, with protein sequence MHHSLPTGDIVTKQSKPQIRICFVGDSFVNGTGDPEYLGWTGRVCVNANKKGYDITYYNLGIRRDTSSDIAKRWLQEVSLRLPKEYDGRVVFSFGLNDTTLENGKPRVSIAESIKNTREILTQAKKLYPVLMISPAPYIEQQDPGRRRRTIDLSQQLALVCQDLDVPYLDVFPLLEKPSVWLHEAKANDGVHPQAGGYGEFARIVENWDAWLNWFR
- a CDS encoding ribulose bisphosphate carboxylase small subunit, with the translated sequence MQTLPKERRYETLSYLPPLTDVQIEKQVQYILSQGYIPAVEFNEASEPTEFYWTLWKLPLFGAKTSREVLGEVQACRSQYPGHYIRVVGFDNIKQCQVLSFIVHKPSRY
- the rcbX gene encoding RuBisCO chaperone RbcX; this encodes MNLKQIAKDTAKTLQSYLTYQALMTVLAQLGETNPPLALWLHTFSVGKVQDGEAYVKELFREQPDLALRIMTVREHIAEEVAEFLPEMVRSGIQQANMEQRRQHLERMTHLSLSNPSPESEQQTISDTDWDH
- a CDS encoding form I ribulose bisphosphate carboxylase large subunit; the protein is MSYAQTKTQTKSGYKAGVQDYRLTYYTPDYTPKDTDILAAFRVTPQPGVPFEEAAAAVAAESSTGTWTTVWTDLLTDLDRYKGRCYDIEPVPGEDNQFIAYIAYPLDLFEEGSITNVLTSIVGNVFGFKALRALRLEDIRFPVAYIKTFQGPPHGIQVERDKLNKYGRPLLGCTIKPKLGLSAKNYGRAVYECLRGGLDFTKDDENINSAPFQRWRDRFLFVSDAISKAQAETGEIKGHYLNVTAPTCEEMLKRAEYAKELNQPIIMHDYLTAGFTANTTLARWCRDNGVLLHIHRAMHAVIDRQKNHGIHFRVLAKALRLSGGDHIHTGTVVGKLEGERGITMGFVDLLRENYVEQDKSRGIYFTQDWASLPGVMAVASGGIHVWHMPALVEIFGDDSVLQFGGGTLGHPWGNAPGATANRVALEACVQARNEGRNLAREGNDVIREAAKWSPELAVACELWKEIKFEFEAMDTV
- a CDS encoding ligand-binding sensor domain-containing protein, giving the protein MTGGAVSKGNVIVGLFRKRISLLITSILLGSISLPSMNVVGIGSLARAEKAATNAPSPTTPDIKPSELKPAYPPSAPPPRVDPLPDERDIQERAVEIDYRVSNLLGDFAGNLWVGSWRGLSRIDPKTGKILARVSLPNVAIGALAQDKVGRLWVGTYEGLMRVEPRTNEISAQNLFLPSKRVLSLLTDKRGYLWVGTDNGLALVSPDQGLIMTTVKNLPGVSGNTLTLDADGQLWAGTLDGVVRINTASALIMKRINDLPGTTVQALAISPEGLIWAGMPNNLLVINPKTGIVLRSVARLRGKNVTAVRFAKDGSVWVGTHNGLLRLNPNTGAVLDEVAGLPSSRVLSLVPDVANKLWIGTSEGLAWLMPKMDKATAHLAFSRLVK
- the panB gene encoding 3-methyl-2-oxobutanoate hydroxymethyltransferase; translation: MPVTTQQLIQWKQQGRSIVALTAWDYTIAQILDAAGVDLILVGDSMAVMLGYKTTLPITLEEMLHHAKAVCRGVQRALVVVDLPFLTYQESIPQAINSAGRILKETGAQAVKLEGGYPAMVETITRLVQAGIPVMGHVGLTPQSVHQLGLRQQGKTQETAQRILNEAIALEQAGVFSIVLEHIPADLAMQITQKLSIPTIGIGAGSHCDGQVLVTSDVLGLSERQPPFAKVYTNLRATITKAVQDYAAEVRDRQFPE